A genome region from Novipirellula galeiformis includes the following:
- a CDS encoding DUF2007 domain-containing protein has protein sequence MTIDHHNPEVLTTVADDVEAAVITAALSARGIKATATGGFTAGFRTEVPGHIDVIVRHEDLARAKQVLSEIEQEQSHVDWSKVDVGDPEDN, from the coding sequence ATGACAATTGACCACCACAATCCTGAAGTTCTGACCACAGTCGCTGACGATGTCGAAGCGGCCGTGATCACCGCCGCATTATCGGCGCGTGGCATCAAGGCCACCGCGACAGGCGGTTTCACCGCAGGCTTTCGCACCGAAGTGCCGGGACATATCGATGTGATTGTCAGGCACGAAGACCTTGCTCGCGCAAAACAAGTGCTATCTGAAATCGAGCAAGAGCAAAGCCACGTCGATTGGTCCAAGGTCGACGTCGGCGACCCCGAAGACAATTGA
- a CDS encoding protein kinase domain-containing protein has translation MNIRESTSLDACLLLFCIGVSIAEMTGIYPTLTIALTVLGVAVASRRSKVLFKWVLVVAVSGFVLPLIWGGVDRFGGVRHSVTLACITAIVLFRNWESQTVNDSDSGDDIQGLDHAPVQSDELPIEQVHQTSSFISSSGVYQQPKHKSSNGEAPYGDPLQLAADVDPSQSIEPSPTKVIKKSLLERTVVERLRCSERFSHAQLKLVEDEIAAVLASQSETSWSFYNLVNGTQLGDYRIAELLSEGGSGQVYRATTINGGAVVAVKVLRDIQVSERFRREMELVETLAHPNIVVSYEVGEHSGMLYIVMEELSGPDLNVYVRLHGPLRWQDSLEVILQAARALEHAHQRGLIHRDVKPGNLLRDGGQRIKITDFGLATLTADRNVASVEKFQTGVESVAGTLDFMAPEQARSLAAATKVSDVYGLGATWFYLLTGRSRVQGSSLNEKLTSLLVDKTLENCPQDLVPASLAAIWNRMVDYQPEGRFQSMSEVVAALESARPLESGESAKHAVEVLVVEDNQDDLFLTVEMLRRMNKSIVVHKAFTLEQAIKESRRSASLDIVLLDLQLPDSSGVETVKQFRESSPSIPIVVLTGQEDGQLGMACVEAGADEFASKNDLNATLLERLIFVTLSRCDRHDL, from the coding sequence ATGAACATTCGAGAATCAACCTCGTTAGACGCCTGTCTATTGCTGTTTTGCATCGGTGTTTCGATAGCCGAAATGACCGGCATCTACCCGACCCTCACGATTGCTCTGACCGTGTTAGGGGTTGCCGTTGCATCAAGGCGTTCGAAGGTGCTGTTTAAGTGGGTGCTCGTGGTGGCGGTTTCGGGGTTCGTGCTGCCGCTGATTTGGGGTGGTGTGGATCGTTTCGGTGGGGTTCGTCACTCAGTGACACTCGCTTGCATCACTGCGATCGTGCTGTTCCGAAATTGGGAGTCGCAGACAGTCAACGATTCCGATTCGGGGGACGACATACAAGGGCTTGATCATGCTCCGGTCCAATCGGATGAGTTGCCGATTGAGCAGGTCCATCAAACGAGTTCGTTCATCTCCAGTTCGGGAGTCTATCAACAACCCAAACACAAATCGAGCAACGGCGAAGCCCCCTATGGGGATCCATTGCAGTTGGCCGCCGATGTCGATCCATCTCAATCCATCGAGCCATCGCCGACCAAGGTGATCAAGAAATCGCTGCTGGAGCGAACGGTGGTTGAGCGACTGCGCTGCAGCGAGCGTTTCTCACACGCGCAACTGAAGTTGGTCGAAGATGAAATCGCCGCCGTGTTGGCAAGCCAATCGGAGACAAGTTGGTCGTTTTACAATCTTGTTAATGGAACCCAGCTTGGCGATTATCGGATCGCAGAATTGTTAAGCGAGGGAGGCAGCGGTCAAGTCTACCGAGCGACCACGATTAATGGCGGTGCCGTGGTTGCGGTCAAGGTGCTTCGCGATATTCAAGTGAGTGAGCGTTTTCGTCGCGAGATGGAACTGGTTGAAACACTTGCCCATCCCAATATTGTCGTTTCGTATGAAGTCGGCGAGCACTCGGGAATGCTTTACATTGTGATGGAGGAATTGTCGGGCCCCGATCTGAATGTTTATGTTCGTTTACATGGACCGTTGAGATGGCAGGATTCGCTTGAGGTGATTTTGCAAGCCGCGCGAGCGTTAGAGCATGCTCATCAACGCGGTTTGATTCATCGAGACGTCAAACCGGGGAATTTACTGCGTGACGGTGGCCAGCGAATCAAAATTACCGATTTTGGGTTAGCGACGTTAACGGCGGACCGCAATGTCGCCAGTGTCGAGAAATTTCAAACCGGCGTTGAGTCGGTCGCGGGCACCTTGGATTTTATGGCGCCCGAGCAAGCCCGTTCGCTTGCCGCGGCAACCAAAGTGTCGGATGTCTACGGACTTGGCGCGACGTGGTTCTACCTGTTGACCGGGCGGTCGCGAGTCCAAGGATCCTCGCTGAATGAGAAGCTGACGAGTCTATTGGTTGACAAGACGCTTGAGAATTGTCCCCAGGACCTCGTTCCCGCTTCGCTGGCTGCGATTTGGAATCGGATGGTGGACTATCAACCGGAGGGGCGTTTTCAATCGATGTCCGAAGTGGTTGCCGCACTTGAGTCGGCACGTCCGCTTGAATCGGGCGAGTCCGCCAAGCATGCGGTGGAAGTGTTGGTTGTGGAGGACAATCAAGACGATTTGTTTTTAACGGTCGAGATGCTGCGCCGGATGAACAAGTCGATTGTCGTTCACAAGGCGTTCACACTGGAGCAAGCGATCAAGGAAAGTCGTCGCAGCGCGTCGTTGGACATAGTACTTTTGGATTTGCAGTTGCCCGACAGTAGCGGTGTGGAAACGGTCAAGCAATTCCGTGAGTCGTCCCCCTCGATTCCGATCGTCGTGTTGACGGGCCAGGAAGATGGACAGCTCGGCATGGCCTGTGTCGAAGCCGGTGCGGATGAGTTCGCAAGTAAGAACGACTTGAACGCCACTCTATTGGAACGGTTGATTTTCGTCACGCTGAGTCGCTGTGACCGGCACGATTTGTAA
- a CDS encoding SAM-dependent methyltransferase translates to MGLPFSAKTQLQSIKEILHEVAEPLDMNVSVRLWNGEIVPLGKKVDSDFIIAISGPGVVGSLLRWPTLETLVRLYATGHVEFEGGDLIEFSEALKTTRSNRQQLKQISKRMLVKRTLPFLFAKTNVSDLREGFRDDMVGRNEAKRKNSDYIQFHYDVGNEFYKLFLGKEMQYTCGYFRDWNNSLDQAQHDKLDMICRKLRLQPGDTMLDIGCGWGGLICHAAKHYGAKSHGITLSNEQYAFTKAKIEQLGLTDQVSVEICDYADHNGMYDKISSIGMSEHIGIANYPRYFAKINSMLHDRGVMLNHAIARRAKPTAKSARKIRPERKFLLKYIFPGSELTPVGMTTDFMENSGFEVHDVESWREHYALTTKFWCQNLSANKEKAIELVGAERYRLWVAYLAGASGGFTNGSIKLFQVVATKRASKGLSGMPPTRDHLYRAA, encoded by the coding sequence ATGGGACTACCTTTTTCGGCAAAAACCCAGCTCCAATCGATCAAAGAGATTCTTCACGAAGTGGCTGAACCGCTCGACATGAACGTCTCCGTGCGGTTGTGGAATGGCGAGATCGTGCCGCTCGGCAAGAAGGTGGACAGCGATTTTATCATCGCCATCTCGGGCCCCGGCGTCGTGGGTTCCCTTTTGCGCTGGCCGACCCTTGAAACGTTGGTCCGCTTGTATGCAACGGGCCACGTGGAATTCGAAGGGGGAGATTTGATCGAGTTCTCCGAAGCGTTGAAAACCACTCGCTCGAATCGTCAGCAGTTGAAACAGATCAGCAAGCGAATGCTCGTCAAACGAACATTGCCCTTCCTCTTCGCCAAGACCAACGTCAGCGATTTGCGAGAGGGATTCCGTGACGACATGGTCGGCCGCAACGAAGCCAAACGTAAAAACAGCGACTACATTCAATTTCATTACGATGTCGGAAACGAGTTTTACAAGCTGTTTCTCGGCAAGGAAATGCAGTACACCTGTGGCTATTTTCGCGACTGGAACAACTCACTCGATCAAGCTCAGCACGACAAGCTTGATATGATCTGCCGCAAACTGCGTTTGCAGCCCGGCGACACCATGTTGGACATCGGTTGCGGATGGGGCGGCTTGATATGCCATGCGGCAAAGCACTATGGGGCTAAGTCGCATGGAATCACGCTGTCAAACGAACAATATGCTTTTACCAAAGCCAAAATCGAACAACTTGGACTCACCGACCAAGTCAGCGTCGAGATCTGTGACTATGCCGACCACAACGGCATGTACGACAAAATCAGCAGCATCGGCATGTCCGAGCACATCGGGATTGCAAACTACCCTCGCTACTTTGCCAAAATCAATTCGATGCTCCATGATCGCGGAGTGATGCTGAACCATGCGATCGCGAGGCGTGCGAAGCCGACGGCAAAATCGGCTCGCAAGATTCGTCCCGAGCGGAAATTTTTGCTCAAATACATTTTCCCCGGATCTGAGCTAACCCCCGTCGGCATGACGACGGACTTTATGGAAAACAGTGGCTTCGAGGTTCACGATGTTGAATCTTGGCGTGAACACTACGCGTTGACCACCAAATTCTGGTGCCAAAACTTATCCGCGAACAAGGAAAAGGCGATCGAGTTGGTCGGTGCCGAACGCTACCGATTGTGGGTCGCTTATCTAGCGGGCGCTTCGGGCGGTTTCACCAACGGCTCGATTAAATTGTTCCAGGTGGTGGCGACAAAACGGGCGTCCAAGGGACTCTCGGGCATGCCACCGACTCGCGATCACCTGTATCGCGCCGCGTAA
- a CDS encoding lysophospholipid acyltransferase family protein, which translates to MAITSHVIVLLAKMFSGFTVRWVDCQPDTCQRIYFANHTSHLDAVVLWSALPREVRAVTRPVAAKDYWSGGWVKPHMAKAFNAMLIDRKEIKVHQSPIDSMLRQMGDVYSLIVFPEGGRSSGDDEMGAFKSGLYYMGKKRPDLELVPVYIDNVNRILPRGEFLPVPLLSCITIGPPIFLEAGEPKTEFLKRAREAVRRLKDV; encoded by the coding sequence ATGGCCATCACCAGTCATGTAATCGTTCTGTTAGCGAAGATGTTCAGTGGGTTCACGGTGCGTTGGGTTGACTGCCAACCCGACACCTGCCAACGCATCTATTTCGCTAATCACACCAGCCATCTCGACGCCGTCGTGTTATGGTCCGCTCTGCCGCGCGAAGTGCGAGCGGTCACGCGACCTGTCGCAGCCAAGGACTATTGGTCCGGCGGTTGGGTCAAACCCCACATGGCCAAAGCCTTCAACGCGATGCTGATCGACCGCAAAGAGATCAAGGTCCACCAGAGCCCAATCGATTCGATGCTTCGCCAAATGGGCGACGTCTACTCGTTAATCGTCTTTCCCGAAGGGGGTCGCTCTTCGGGTGATGACGAAATGGGAGCGTTCAAAAGTGGCCTCTACTACATGGGCAAGAAGCGGCCTGATCTGGAACTCGTGCCGGTGTACATTGATAACGTCAACCGAATCTTGCCTCGCGGCGAGTTTCTGCCGGTGCCGCTGTTGAGCTGCATCACGATCGGACCGCCGATCTTTCTCGAAGCGGGTGAACCTAAAACCGAGTTTCTCAAACGAGCCCGCGAAGCGGTACGCCGCCTAAAGGACGTTTAA
- a CDS encoding CPBP family intramembrane glutamic endopeptidase, with product MEIGDVAAVSAIVLVIAGCLGLWGKTIHRVLRSNRSWSDAVLPAESRDRPFWAVSDAMLMFGLSLVISLLAMKLFIALGQIPPAVQGEAASSDALLAGLSAQSVGGLIAFAGTLGFLRIIRPDAAQRLGLVWKRSDVVIGLRASLMLIPPTLLIAQLASQMVEYQHPVLDVMKQSPTPVFFIVLFMGTALVAPWVEEFLFRVLLQGSLQSFADRPDEDELALDPDDENAADIWRPRSLWPLFLTSLIFALMHGNQGAAAIPLFFFSVGLGFLYRQTGRITPSLVVHIVLNSFTMSVEMLRLWLAG from the coding sequence ATGGAAATCGGTGACGTAGCGGCGGTGAGTGCGATCGTATTGGTGATTGCGGGCTGTCTAGGGTTGTGGGGCAAAACGATTCATCGCGTGCTCCGGTCGAATCGATCGTGGAGCGACGCGGTGTTGCCTGCGGAGTCGCGTGATCGTCCGTTCTGGGCCGTTTCGGACGCGATGCTGATGTTTGGGTTGAGCTTGGTCATCAGTCTGTTGGCCATGAAGTTGTTCATTGCCTTGGGGCAAATTCCCCCGGCGGTCCAGGGAGAGGCGGCAAGTTCGGACGCATTGCTCGCGGGGCTTTCGGCGCAATCGGTTGGCGGTTTGATTGCCTTCGCCGGGACCCTCGGCTTCTTGCGTATTATCCGACCCGATGCTGCCCAGCGGCTTGGCTTGGTGTGGAAACGCAGCGACGTCGTGATCGGATTGCGCGCCTCGCTGATGTTGATTCCACCGACGCTGCTGATCGCCCAATTGGCCTCGCAGATGGTCGAGTATCAACATCCCGTGTTGGATGTGATGAAACAATCACCGACGCCCGTCTTCTTTATCGTGCTGTTCATGGGAACAGCTTTGGTTGCTCCCTGGGTAGAGGAGTTTCTGTTTCGCGTGCTGTTGCAAGGCAGTTTGCAATCGTTCGCCGATCGCCCCGATGAAGACGAGTTGGCACTGGATCCCGATGACGAGAATGCGGCGGACATTTGGCGGCCGAGAAGTCTTTGGCCACTGTTTTTGACGAGCCTGATTTTCGCATTGATGCATGGAAACCAAGGCGCTGCGGCGATCCCGTTGTTCTTTTTCTCTGTCGGTTTGGGATTTCTTTATCGCCAAACCGGACGCATCACCCCATCGCTTGTCGTTCACATCGTGTTGAACAGTTTTACGATGAGCGTCGAGATGCTTCGGCTGTGGTTGGCCGGGTAG
- the pgsA gene encoding CDP-diacylglycerol--glycerol-3-phosphate 3-phosphatidyltransferase yields MSMNPAMNSAASKSIYNVPNALTSVRFLLAIAVMALIPMGYRGTALVIFLIAASTDWMDGYWARKYGQVTKLGRIFDPFVDKIIICGSFIALVEATGSGVASWMATIVVGRELLVTSLRGIIEGGGGDFSASWLGKWKMVLQCAAIVAALLCLISTPVAPWLQTTATVLLWSSIALTVYSGYDYTIAAARIMRGEQDAE; encoded by the coding sequence ATGAGCATGAATCCAGCAATGAACTCAGCGGCATCCAAGTCGATTTATAACGTCCCCAATGCACTCACCTCGGTGCGTTTCTTGCTCGCGATCGCGGTCATGGCACTGATTCCGATGGGATATCGCGGAACCGCCCTGGTGATCTTCCTGATCGCGGCTTCGACCGATTGGATGGACGGATACTGGGCCCGCAAGTATGGGCAAGTGACGAAGCTGGGCCGCATCTTCGATCCGTTTGTGGACAAAATCATCATTTGCGGATCCTTCATCGCTCTGGTGGAAGCCACCGGTTCCGGCGTGGCCTCGTGGATGGCCACCATCGTGGTCGGCCGTGAATTGTTGGTGACGAGTCTGCGTGGGATCATCGAAGGTGGGGGGGGCGATTTTTCAGCGAGCTGGTTAGGCAAGTGGAAGATGGTTCTACAATGCGCCGCGATTGTCGCCGCGTTGCTCTGTTTGATAAGCACGCCTGTCGCTCCGTGGTTGCAAACCACCGCGACGGTCTTGCTTTGGTCATCGATCGCCTTGACGGTCTACTCTGGCTACGACTACACGATCGCGGCCGCTCGGATCATGCGTGGCGAGCAGGACGCAGAGTAA
- the rimO gene encoding 30S ribosomal protein S12 methylthiotransferase RimO: MQLPVVSDTPSPLQNRPAGDDSSKRGRYAVISLGCPKNLVDTEQMLGRLDEDGYAMVDSVDNADFVVVNTCGFIDSARDESLGAIDEMLALKRQGKIRNVVVTGCLAERQQGKLLEARPEIDAMIGVFGRNEIVSVIDRLQSGVEEQQKVFRPAPIKPLSDAVRSAVTPRHFAYLKISEGCDRLCTFCAIPKMRGKHYSKPMDQVIDEAKRLGDSGVKEIVVVAQDTTYYGKDLYGTPRLTELLTELDKIDSVEWIRLMYFYPMYIDDALIDTLAGAKRVLPYIDMPLQHASDTMLKRMARKTTRSLQEEILGKLRSRIDNLVMRTTMIAGFPGETDEDFAELIDFAEQQRFEHLGVFTYSVEEDTPAAKLPNRVPKEVAERRQGELMAVQQKIAFEWVQSRIGTIDDVIIDAPLPEQEGVWIGRTRCEAPDIDGIVYVSPSDENESIQVGDIKKCEIVAADGYDLIAASLGE; this comes from the coding sequence ATGCAACTTCCTGTCGTTTCCGATACGCCCTCCCCTCTGCAAAACCGTCCTGCAGGCGACGATTCGAGCAAGCGCGGCCGCTATGCGGTCATCAGCCTCGGCTGTCCCAAGAACCTTGTCGACACCGAACAAATGCTGGGGCGGCTCGATGAAGACGGCTACGCGATGGTCGATTCCGTCGACAATGCGGATTTTGTCGTCGTCAATACTTGCGGGTTTATCGATTCGGCTCGCGATGAGTCGCTCGGGGCGATCGACGAAATGTTGGCTCTGAAACGGCAAGGCAAGATTCGCAATGTGGTGGTCACCGGCTGTTTGGCAGAGCGTCAACAGGGGAAACTGCTGGAGGCGCGACCTGAGATCGATGCCATGATCGGCGTCTTTGGGCGAAACGAAATCGTGTCGGTCATCGATCGATTGCAATCGGGCGTCGAGGAACAGCAAAAGGTTTTCCGTCCCGCGCCGATCAAGCCACTCAGCGATGCGGTGCGAAGTGCGGTTACCCCTCGGCACTTTGCCTACCTGAAGATCAGCGAAGGCTGCGATCGATTGTGCACGTTTTGTGCGATCCCGAAAATGCGTGGCAAGCATTACAGCAAGCCGATGGACCAAGTCATCGACGAAGCGAAACGGCTCGGCGATAGCGGTGTTAAAGAGATCGTCGTCGTTGCCCAAGATACGACGTATTACGGCAAAGATCTGTATGGCACGCCTCGGCTAACCGAACTGTTGACCGAACTCGACAAAATCGATTCGGTCGAGTGGATTCGCTTGATGTACTTTTATCCGATGTACATTGACGACGCGCTGATCGACACACTCGCCGGTGCCAAACGCGTGTTGCCGTATATCGACATGCCGCTGCAACACGCTAGTGACACGATGCTGAAACGGATGGCACGCAAGACGACGCGTTCGCTGCAAGAAGAAATCCTCGGTAAATTGCGTTCGCGAATCGACAACCTCGTGATGCGAACGACGATGATCGCGGGATTCCCCGGCGAAACGGACGAGGACTTTGCCGAATTGATTGATTTCGCCGAGCAGCAACGCTTTGAGCACCTCGGCGTGTTCACGTACTCGGTCGAAGAGGACACGCCGGCAGCCAAGTTGCCCAACCGCGTGCCCAAAGAAGTGGCGGAGCGTCGGCAAGGCGAGTTGATGGCCGTCCAGCAAAAAATTGCCTTTGAATGGGTGCAAAGCCGAATCGGCACGATTGACGATGTCATCATCGATGCACCGTTGCCCGAGCAAGAGGGCGTTTGGATCGGTCGTACGCGGTGCGAAGCCCCCGACATCGACGGAATCGTCTACGTTTCGCCTTCGGACGAAAACGAGTCCATCCAAGTGGGTGACATCAAAAAGTGCGAAATCGTCGCGGCGGACGGCTACGATTTGATCGCAGCGTCGCTCGGCGAATAA
- a CDS encoding sulfatase family protein: protein MLARFSGARCIQTLVLCLVAVGACPLIAEDARPNFIIFIADDMSWDDCGAYGHPSIQTPNIDRLAQQGMRFDSAYLTCSSCSPSRSSILTGRYPHNTGAGELHMPLPKTQTIMTKPLRESGYWTAAVGKWHLGNAVSDQVEYRRGSKAEKMGDAWVEAVKRRPRDKPFFLWAAHTDPHRDYHPGAIERPHRRDEIVVPPYLPDTDSVRDDLALYYDEIGRFDEHVGMVLKELDAQQVAENTFILVMSDNGRPFPYCKTRVHVPGVKTPWVVRFPKRVQAGSSSESLVSSIDIAPTIFELAGLPPLERFQGVSFARTLADGSQGVREFAYAEHNWHDYRAFERAVHTPQFCYVRNWLPNTVGTPPADAVNSPTYAEMRSLEKAGKLTEAQRECMFRQGTEEYLFDVVADPNCIVNLAGKSEYASVRGMLRRKLDQWQVETADQFPGEANLTPDSFHRDTGKPIPVSERSSQPKK from the coding sequence ATGTTGGCTAGGTTCTCTGGGGCTCGTTGTATCCAAACGCTGGTGTTGTGTCTCGTTGCGGTTGGGGCATGTCCTTTAATCGCAGAAGATGCGCGTCCCAACTTTATCATCTTCATCGCTGACGACATGAGCTGGGACGATTGTGGTGCCTATGGTCATCCGTCGATCCAAACGCCGAACATCGACCGGCTAGCCCAGCAGGGAATGCGGTTTGATTCAGCGTACCTGACCTGCTCGTCATGCAGCCCAAGTCGATCGTCGATTCTGACCGGGCGTTACCCTCACAATACTGGGGCCGGCGAGTTGCATATGCCGCTTCCCAAAACGCAAACGATCATGACGAAGCCGTTGCGTGAGTCGGGTTACTGGACCGCTGCGGTGGGAAAGTGGCATCTCGGCAATGCGGTTTCCGATCAAGTGGAATATCGACGGGGTTCGAAAGCGGAAAAAATGGGAGACGCTTGGGTCGAAGCGGTCAAGCGTCGGCCTCGCGACAAGCCGTTCTTTCTGTGGGCGGCGCACACCGATCCGCATCGCGACTATCACCCCGGAGCGATTGAACGTCCGCACCGGCGAGACGAAATCGTGGTGCCGCCGTATTTGCCGGATACCGACTCGGTGCGTGATGACCTTGCCCTTTACTACGACGAGATCGGTCGTTTTGACGAACACGTTGGCATGGTGCTCAAGGAACTCGACGCTCAACAGGTTGCCGAGAATACCTTCATTTTGGTCATGAGTGATAACGGCAGACCGTTTCCCTATTGCAAGACACGTGTTCATGTACCAGGGGTGAAGACGCCTTGGGTGGTCCGCTTTCCAAAGCGGGTACAAGCGGGATCGAGCAGTGAAAGTTTGGTCAGTTCCATTGACATCGCGCCGACCATTTTTGAGTTAGCAGGGCTACCGCCGTTGGAGCGTTTTCAAGGCGTTAGTTTCGCTCGGACGCTGGCCGATGGATCGCAGGGCGTGCGTGAGTTTGCCTATGCCGAGCACAATTGGCACGACTATCGCGCGTTCGAGCGCGCCGTTCACACCCCACAATTTTGCTATGTTCGAAATTGGTTGCCCAACACCGTAGGGACCCCGCCTGCGGATGCCGTGAACAGCCCGACGTACGCGGAGATGCGGTCCCTCGAAAAGGCTGGGAAATTGACCGAGGCCCAGCGAGAGTGCATGTTTCGGCAGGGTACCGAAGAGTATTTGTTTGACGTGGTCGCGGATCCCAATTGCATTGTCAACCTCGCTGGCAAATCAGAGTATGCGAGCGTGCGGGGGATGTTGCGAAGGAAATTGGACCAATGGCAGGTCGAGACGGCGGATCAGTTCCCAGGCGAGGCGAATTTAACTCCGGATTCATTCCACCGGGACACAGGCAAGCCGATTCCAGTGTCGGAGCGGTCGTCGCAGCCCAAAAAGTAA
- a CDS encoding Xaa-Pro dipeptidyl-peptidase, producing MMTSDSYRPVVALLCGLVLLSFPANGEEPRLAVPVFKDGEAQVVESFNDPDRWLRHDLWVETEFDSDGDGKLDRMHVDVTRPRQTDSEGLKLPVVYISSPYFCGVGSSDEAYFWNVRHELGAEPPPRKAMPEIELKIERPIISKSHLNEWVPRGYVVVHSSAPGTGLSEGCPTLGGDNESLAPKAVVDWLCGRAPGFTTPDGDKPVTAYWSTGKVGMTGTSYNGTIPLAAATTGVEGLEAIIPIAPNTSYYHYYRSNGLVRHPGGYLGEDVDYLYDFIHSGNAARRDFCDCEVRDKEMAEGMDRVKGDYNDFWARRDYLNDLAPLKAAVLMAHGFNDWNVTPEHSNRIYQAVKAKGIPSQTYYHQDGHGGPPPMKMMNRWFTRYLHGVQNGVENDPRAWIVREDAKHDEPTAYDDYPNPMASPVVLHLTSGAPQQGTLVTTAVPGQGNETLVDNFSFSGESLAQAEWTQHRLLYVSETLQEPLHVSGTATIEIKLASSKPAVNLSVWLVSLPWNDDEKAKITDNIITRGWADPQNHRSMTASEPLQPGRFYDVTFDLQPDDQIIAKGQQIGLMILSSDRDVTLRPTPGTELTVDVDATRLSLPVVGGVRAFEKATQTRAPKAND from the coding sequence GAAACCGAGTTTGATTCCGATGGCGATGGAAAGCTCGACCGGATGCATGTGGATGTCACGCGTCCGCGGCAAACCGATTCCGAGGGACTCAAATTGCCGGTCGTCTACATTTCGAGCCCCTACTTTTGTGGCGTGGGCTCGAGCGATGAAGCGTATTTCTGGAACGTGCGTCACGAGCTAGGCGCGGAGCCGCCGCCCCGAAAAGCGATGCCCGAGATCGAGCTCAAAATCGAACGACCGATCATCTCCAAGTCGCACCTCAACGAGTGGGTGCCACGCGGTTACGTTGTCGTCCACTCATCGGCTCCGGGAACAGGGCTATCCGAAGGCTGTCCAACGCTGGGGGGGGACAATGAATCGTTGGCGCCAAAAGCGGTGGTCGATTGGTTGTGTGGTCGTGCGCCAGGGTTTACGACGCCGGATGGCGACAAACCGGTCACGGCGTATTGGTCGACTGGCAAAGTGGGAATGACAGGCACTTCGTACAACGGCACGATCCCGTTGGCCGCCGCTACCACCGGGGTCGAGGGCCTCGAGGCGATTATCCCTATCGCGCCGAACACCTCTTATTATCACTACTACCGTTCCAACGGTTTGGTGCGCCACCCAGGTGGTTATTTAGGGGAAGACGTCGACTATTTGTACGATTTCATTCACAGCGGAAATGCGGCTCGCCGCGATTTTTGTGACTGTGAAGTTCGCGATAAAGAAATGGCCGAAGGCATGGACCGTGTCAAAGGCGATTACAACGACTTTTGGGCCCGACGTGATTACTTGAATGACCTTGCTCCGCTGAAAGCCGCTGTGTTGATGGCTCACGGCTTCAACGATTGGAACGTTACCCCCGAGCATAGCAATCGCATTTACCAAGCGGTCAAGGCTAAGGGAATTCCTTCGCAAACGTACTATCACCAAGATGGACATGGAGGGCCACCGCCGATGAAGATGATGAATCGCTGGTTCACACGGTACTTGCATGGCGTTCAAAATGGGGTCGAGAACGACCCGCGCGCTTGGATCGTGCGAGAAGATGCGAAGCACGATGAACCGACGGCGTACGATGATTATCCCAACCCGATGGCGTCTCCGGTCGTGTTGCATCTGACCTCCGGTGCCCCGCAACAGGGGACGCTCGTGACCACCGCGGTTCCCGGTCAAGGCAACGAAACGCTTGTCGACAATTTCTCGTTCAGTGGCGAATCGCTTGCTCAAGCCGAATGGACCCAGCACCGCTTGCTCTACGTTTCCGAAACGCTGCAAGAACCGCTGCATGTATCGGGGACTGCGACGATTGAGATCAAATTGGCCAGCAGCAAGCCGGCCGTGAATCTCTCGGTGTGGCTCGTCTCGCTGCCGTGGAATGATGACGAGAAGGCCAAGATCACCGACAACATTATCACCCGCGGCTGGGCCGATCCTCAGAACCATCGCTCGATGACCGCAAGCGAACCGCTCCAGCCGGGGCGATTCTATGACGTCACGTTTGATCTCCAACCCGATGATCAAATCATTGCCAAGGGGCAACAGATTGGGTTGATGATTTTATCGAGCGACCGAGACGTGACGCTGCGGCCCACACCGGGCACCGAGTTGACGGTCGATGTCGATGCGACTCGATTGTCATTGCCGGTCGTCGGTGGCGTGCGAGCGTTTGAGAAAGCGACGCAAACGAGGGCGCCCAAGGCGAACGACTAA